The following are encoded together in the Thermococcus sibiricus MM 739 genome:
- a CDS encoding aldo/keto reductase has translation MKYRKHKGLKISEIGIGTYALSGAYGRKDLEEFKRMINRAYELGVNFFDTAEAYGNAEQILGEIIKSFREDVYIATKVGVKEGIKPNLSKEYIKKACEESLKKLQTDYIDLYQVHFHDPTTPIEETIEALDELVEEGKIRYYGVGHLPLDVTEEYCRLGKPFSILAEFSAVARESYEKLLPLYRKYNLGIIAFSTTGRGLLTGKFKENQKFEPGDIRYLDPLFQRERFQYGLRIAKKFAELGEKYGKTPVQVAIAWVLAHEGVICALTGPSTVKHLEENVEASGWEIPREDLRELEEFFKREDEWLRQKQKESIKQILTEPLQEPHRAFVDLIYAIETAVSLGIIEEKEILPVFYEVYGLRKELDKEDVNKKLKDIQAQLKKVILLDAL, from the coding sequence ATGAAATACCGAAAGCATAAAGGTTTGAAAATTTCTGAAATTGGTATCGGGACCTATGCTCTGAGCGGTGCATACGGAAGAAAAGATTTAGAAGAGTTCAAAAGAATGATTAACCGTGCTTATGAGCTTGGAGTCAACTTCTTTGACACTGCAGAAGCCTATGGAAATGCTGAACAGATTTTGGGAGAGATTATAAAATCCTTCCGTGAGGATGTTTATATAGCTACAAAAGTTGGGGTTAAGGAGGGTATAAAACCAAATCTCTCCAAAGAGTACATCAAAAAAGCCTGTGAAGAGAGTCTCAAGAAACTCCAGACTGATTATATCGACCTCTACCAAGTCCACTTTCATGACCCAACCACACCAATAGAAGAGACCATTGAAGCGCTGGATGAGCTCGTTGAGGAGGGGAAGATCCGATATTATGGAGTTGGCCATTTACCTTTAGATGTCACGGAGGAATACTGCAGGCTTGGAAAGCCTTTCTCGATCCTTGCAGAGTTTAGTGCAGTTGCAAGAGAATCCTATGAAAAGCTTTTGCCGCTTTACAGAAAATACAATTTGGGAATTATTGCTTTCAGCACAACGGGAAGAGGTCTGCTCACAGGGAAGTTTAAAGAAAATCAAAAGTTTGAACCCGGAGATATACGCTATTTAGACCCACTTTTCCAGAGGGAACGCTTTCAATACGGCTTGAGAATAGCCAAAAAGTTTGCAGAGCTGGGAGAGAAATATGGTAAAACTCCAGTGCAGGTTGCCATCGCTTGGGTTCTTGCCCATGAGGGGGTAATATGCGCCCTAACCGGACCTTCAACAGTAAAGCATTTAGAAGAGAACGTTGAAGCGAGCGGATGGGAGATCCCCAGAGAAGATTTAAGAGAGCTGGAGGAGTTTTTTAAGAGAGAAGATGAGTGGCTAAGGCAGAAGCAGAAAGAATCCATAAAACAAATTCTCACTGAACCCCTTCAAGAACCTCACAGAGCTTTCGTTGATTTAATATATGCCATTGAAACTGCAGTTTCTCTCGGTATTATCGAGGAAAAGGAGATACTGCCAGTTTTCTATGAAGTCTATGGTTTGAGAAAGGAGCTGGATAAAGAAGATGTTAACAAAAAACTAAAGGACATCCAAGCCCAGCTGAAAAAAGTAATCCTACTAGATGCTCTTTGA
- a CDS encoding GNAT family protein codes for MIEIREVDETNIDDMISVCDPPIISEAYKKGVEIKRIWLLEMLRTYGDVGLVAYFNGKPAAQLLTYPEKADPTSLKRENVLVVNCIYNPLVEAQGKGIARSMVEKLIEKVRGKYEFLLTHAFDTREFLSQAEFFKRSGFREMTKEDLYYSFSGRELKESYSGFWKEGEEYRRSDEDIGRIMTFYEPVCPFSYLWAYRAKEIVKEIAPELETRMLNGWEHPEEFVSRGRNWMLVNGIPIKSLPIEKEKFKEELKNALKT; via the coding sequence ATGATTGAGATTAGAGAAGTTGATGAAACTAATATAGATGACATGATTTCGGTGTGCGATCCCCCTATCATAAGTGAGGCGTACAAGAAAGGCGTCGAGATCAAGAGGATTTGGCTTCTCGAGATGCTGAGAACGTATGGGGATGTCGGCCTTGTTGCGTATTTTAATGGAAAACCCGCCGCTCAGCTATTAACATATCCTGAAAAAGCAGACCCGACAAGTCTGAAGCGAGAAAATGTTTTAGTTGTCAACTGCATATACAATCCTCTTGTAGAAGCCCAAGGAAAGGGAATAGCAAGGAGTATGGTCGAGAAACTCATTGAAAAGGTAAGGGGAAAATATGAATTTTTGCTCACTCATGCATTTGATACAAGAGAGTTTTTGTCACAGGCAGAGTTCTTTAAGAGGTCAGGCTTCAGAGAGATGACTAAAGAAGACCTTTACTACTCGTTTAGCGGAAGGGAGCTTAAAGAATCTTATTCTGGTTTTTGGAAAGAGGGAGAAGAATATAGGAGGAGTGATGAAGATATCGGCAGAATCATGACATTCTACGAGCCAGTATGTCCTTTTTCCTATCTCTGGGCATACAGAGCTAAAGAAATAGTGAAGGAAATTGCTCCGGAACTGGAGACAAGAATGTTGAATGGGTGGGAGCATCCGGAAGAGTTTGTGTCCAGAGGACGGAATTGGATGTTAGTGAACGGCATTCCAATAAAATCACTCCCTATAGAAAAGGAGAAGTTTAAGGAAGAACTTAAGAATGCACTGAAAACTTAA
- a CDS encoding PLDc N-terminal domain-containing protein — MAWTWWTMSLVVGLLSLLWVVYDIIKNQKDMSTARKGFWIVLTLLFSLIGAGAYYVVEKRS, encoded by the coding sequence ATGGCATGGACATGGTGGACAATGAGTTTAGTTGTGGGGCTCTTAAGTCTCTTGTGGGTGGTTTATGATATTATCAAAAACCAAAAAGACATGAGTACAGCTAGAAAGGGCTTTTGGATAGTTTTAACACTCCTATTCAGCCTGATAGGAGCAGGTGCATATTACGTTGTAGAGAAGAGGAGTTAA
- a CDS encoding helicase C-terminal domain-containing protein, protein MSEYFPYQSLRPNQEDFIKLVDTVVRNGENLVIEAPTGFGKTISVLAGALPYAKEMGYKIIYLARTHKQMDRVIEELKAISNKTQVSGVEFRSRKELCLHQYVQNFAPDAYNAMIVCKNLKKLGKCEFFENLKKKKEEFDELAQYFVQKPAEPMMILTHSKMLDFCPYELTRKIAFNSDVIVASYLYMIDPAIRENFMAYFDFDYSDLIVIFDEAHNLPNQAINALSDRLSVYSINRAIKEADEYKEHEIANFLSIFLKGLENLYQEKLRDLKIDEVPIIPESIFYHVFDVLKINEKQLIRILDQMVKAGDAIREDKIERSLPPRSYVGRVGEFLLLWFALIGKEDYLFLMSREKGFSLELVALDPSKALSFVKNVQSAIFMSGTMTPLEAFADIMGIEGKLKKFPRIVKKENAIVLVAKDVSTRGDERSLELYKKMAKYIVEAVKLIPKNVGVFTASYEVLEGLLSANVDIQIQEVSGKKVFIEKRGASSKENDLLVMAFKEEAKRDGAVLLGVMGGRNSEGQDYSGDEMNGVILVGIPYARPTPKVQAQIRYFENKFPRKGRYYGYVLPAHKKLVQAAGRVHRSEEEKGAVVVLDYRLLWSNVRKDLPDWMKETIKPVTLASMKRHLIDFYRGEKIKVEKD, encoded by the coding sequence ATGAGCGAATATTTCCCATATCAATCCTTGAGGCCCAATCAAGAGGATTTCATTAAGTTGGTGGATACTGTCGTTAGAAATGGAGAAAACCTGGTTATTGAGGCCCCCACTGGCTTTGGAAAGACAATAAGTGTGCTGGCAGGAGCATTGCCGTATGCCAAAGAGATGGGGTACAAGATTATCTATCTCGCAAGGACACACAAGCAAATGGACCGGGTAATTGAGGAACTTAAAGCCATAAGTAACAAAACTCAGGTAAGTGGTGTTGAGTTTAGAAGTAGGAAAGAGCTCTGTCTCCACCAATACGTCCAGAACTTTGCTCCGGATGCATATAATGCAATGATTGTTTGTAAAAACCTTAAAAAACTTGGAAAATGTGAGTTTTTTGAAAACCTGAAGAAAAAGAAGGAAGAATTTGATGAACTTGCTCAGTATTTCGTACAAAAACCTGCTGAACCTATGATGATATTAACCCATTCAAAAATGCTTGACTTCTGTCCGTATGAGCTTACTAGAAAAATAGCCTTTAATTCCGACGTAATCGTAGCTAGTTACCTTTACATGATTGATCCAGCTATTAGAGAAAACTTTATGGCATATTTTGACTTTGACTATTCTGATCTCATTGTAATATTTGATGAGGCCCATAATTTGCCTAATCAGGCCATAAATGCTTTAAGTGATAGATTAAGTGTTTATAGTATTAACAGGGCTATAAAAGAAGCCGATGAGTATAAAGAACATGAAATTGCCAACTTCCTTAGTATATTCTTAAAAGGGCTGGAAAATCTGTATCAAGAAAAATTGAGAGATCTTAAAATTGATGAAGTCCCAATAATTCCAGAGAGTATATTTTACCATGTTTTTGATGTTTTAAAAATAAATGAAAAACAATTGATTAGGATTTTGGATCAAATGGTGAAGGCGGGTGATGCAATAAGAGAAGACAAAATTGAGAGAAGCCTTCCTCCGAGGAGCTATGTTGGTAGGGTTGGAGAGTTCTTATTGTTGTGGTTTGCACTCATTGGTAAGGAGGATTATCTGTTCTTGATGAGTCGAGAAAAAGGATTTTCCCTGGAACTTGTAGCTCTTGATCCTTCAAAGGCCTTGAGTTTTGTTAAGAACGTTCAATCAGCGATTTTCATGTCTGGAACCATGACGCCATTGGAGGCTTTTGCTGATATTATGGGCATAGAGGGGAAGCTGAAGAAGTTCCCAAGAATTGTAAAAAAAGAGAATGCCATTGTTCTTGTTGCTAAAGATGTTTCTACACGGGGTGATGAAAGAAGTTTGGAGCTCTATAAAAAAATGGCTAAATATATTGTGGAAGCTGTAAAGCTCATCCCAAAGAATGTTGGGGTTTTTACGGCGTCTTATGAGGTTCTTGAGGGTCTTTTGTCTGCAAATGTGGATATTCAGATTCAGGAGGTTAGTGGAAAGAAAGTATTCATAGAGAAGAGAGGCGCTTCTTCCAAAGAAAACGATCTTCTTGTGATGGCATTTAAGGAAGAGGCTAAGAGGGATGGGGCTGTTCTTCTTGGAGTCATGGGCGGGAGAAACAGTGAGGGCCAGGATTACAGTGGCGATGAGATGAATGGTGTAATTTTAGTTGGTATTCCATATGCAAGGCCAACTCCAAAAGTTCAGGCCCAGATAAGGTACTTTGAAAACAAATTCCCCAGAAAGGGAAGGTATTATGGATATGTTTTACCAGCTCACAAGAAACTCGTTCAGGCCGCAGGTAGAGTTCATAGAAGTGAGGAAGAGAAGGGTGCAGTTGTAGTGTTGGATTACCGTTTATTGTGGAGCAACGTTAGAAAAGATTTACCAGATTGGATGAAAGAGACAATAAAACCTGTGACTTTGGCTTCAATGAAGCGGCATCTTATAGATTTTTATAGAGGAGAAAAAATTAAAGTGGAAAAAGATTAA
- a CDS encoding M42 family metallopeptidase — MVDYELLKKIVEAPGVTGYEFMGVRDVVIEALKPYVDEIKVDKLGNVIAHKKGDGPKVMLAGHMDQIGLMVTHIEKNGFLRVAPIGGIDPRTLIAQRFKVWVDKDKFVYGVGGSVPPHIQKPEDRQKAPDWDQIFIDIGAESKEEAEEIGVKIGTVITWDGRLERLGKHRFVSIAFDDRIAVYTLVETARQLKESNADIYFVATVQEEVGLRGARTSAFGIEPDYGFAVDVTIAADVPGTPEHKQVTQLGKGTAIKIMDRSVICHPTIVKWMEELAKKYEIPYQWDILLGGGTDAGAIHLNKAGVPTGAISIPSRYIHSNTEVVDERDVDASVKLMVKVLEHIDELEI, encoded by the coding sequence ATGGTAGATTATGAACTATTAAAGAAGATAGTCGAAGCTCCTGGAGTCACGGGCTATGAGTTCATGGGAGTTAGAGACGTTGTTATAGAGGCTCTAAAGCCATACGTTGATGAAATTAAAGTTGACAAGCTTGGAAACGTCATTGCTCACAAGAAGGGTGACGGGCCAAAAGTTATGCTAGCCGGTCACATGGATCAAATTGGTCTTATGGTAACACACATCGAAAAAAATGGTTTCTTGAGGGTTGCTCCAATAGGTGGAATTGACCCAAGAACGTTGATTGCTCAGCGATTTAAGGTTTGGGTTGATAAGGATAAATTTGTTTATGGTGTCGGTGGAAGCGTTCCCCCACACATCCAAAAGCCCGAAGATAGACAAAAAGCCCCAGACTGGGATCAAATTTTCATTGACATAGGTGCTGAGTCAAAGGAAGAGGCAGAGGAAATTGGAGTTAAAATTGGAACTGTTATCACTTGGGACGGAAGGCTTGAGAGGCTAGGCAAGCACAGGTTTGTCAGCATTGCTTTTGATGACAGAATAGCTGTTTATACCCTTGTTGAGACTGCAAGGCAACTGAAAGAGAGCAATGCCGACATATACTTTGTCGCAACAGTCCAAGAGGAGGTAGGCCTTAGAGGTGCTAGGACGAGTGCTTTTGGAATTGAACCTGATTATGGGTTTGCCGTAGATGTTACCATAGCTGCTGATGTTCCAGGCACCCCTGAGCACAAACAAGTAACCCAACTAGGAAAAGGAACTGCAATAAAAATCATGGATCGCTCCGTTATATGTCACCCAACAATAGTTAAATGGATGGAAGAGCTTGCGAAAAAATACGAGATTCCATATCAGTGGGATATACTTCTCGGTGGAGGAACAGATGCTGGAGCAATCCACTTAAACAAAGCAGGTGTTCCAACCGGTGCCATAAGCATTCCTTCAAGATATATTCACTCAAACACAGAAGTAGTTGATGAAAGAGACGTTGATGCAAGCGTTAAACTGATGGTAAAAGTTCTTGAGCACATAGACGAGTTAGAAATTTGA
- the sfsA gene encoding DNA/RNA nuclease SfsA codes for MLLKLPIIECTFIKRLNRFLGVIEVNGELKKALITNTGRLEEFMIRGRKAFCIPKQEGKTNFVLIGFLENEGKGAIIDTRTQAKAFERAIELGLIEWLKGCKIKKREVKVGNSRLDYLLDCNGEEVFVEMKSAVLREGDYAMYPDCPSLRGQKHIKELIRLRENGKRAMIVFIGALPGVRKFKSYTQGDPEIARLLREADKVGVEIHALGISLLPDGKVVLEKPSLEVEL; via the coding sequence ATGCTGCTAAAGCTTCCAATAATCGAGTGCACTTTTATAAAAAGGCTAAACAGATTTTTAGGAGTAATAGAAGTCAACGGGGAGCTTAAAAAGGCATTGATAACAAACACCGGCAGATTGGAGGAGTTTATGATCAGAGGGAGAAAGGCGTTTTGCATTCCCAAGCAAGAAGGGAAGACGAACTTCGTCCTAATCGGATTTCTGGAAAATGAAGGAAAAGGAGCGATTATAGACACAAGAACACAAGCAAAGGCCTTTGAGAGGGCAATAGAGTTGGGTCTAATTGAGTGGCTTAAAGGGTGCAAAATCAAAAAAAGAGAAGTTAAGGTTGGTAATTCGAGGCTTGATTACCTCTTGGACTGCAATGGCGAGGAAGTGTTTGTGGAAATGAAGAGTGCTGTTCTGAGAGAGGGAGATTATGCAATGTATCCCGACTGTCCGAGTTTGAGGGGACAAAAGCATATAAAAGAACTCATACGCCTGAGGGAAAATGGCAAAAGAGCAATGATAGTCTTTATAGGCGCTCTGCCCGGTGTTAGGAAGTTCAAATCCTATACACAGGGAGATCCTGAGATAGCGAGGCTTCTTAGAGAAGCGGACAAAGTAGGCGTTGAAATCCACGCACTGGGCATTTCACTCCTGCCCGATGGGAAGGTCGTCCTTGAGAAGCCGAGCCTTGAAGTTGAACTCTAA
- a CDS encoding glycosyltransferase, with translation MGWSMESLTGAVDIILSVLRYIWLFSAAVIYPIFVYYIVLTIAGLRYNSRFKRPEIPEELPSVTILIPARNEGLVIRDTLRAMANLDYPKDKLEVLLLDDGSTDDTAKIAEEVSKDYPFIKVIRVEGGGSGKSYVLNYGLKLAKGEVIAVYDADNRPEPGALKDLVAMLSDETPAVTGKVKTMNWNRNILTRFICMEYLYFQLAGQAGKSKFYKTAILPGTNFVIRKELLEELGGWDEEALAEDLELSFRIILTGKKIAYTPLAVTWEQEPESLRVWFRQRTRWAAGNVHTVKEYVKRFKEIPSWGLRFDLFLTLMVYYLLAMAVIVADVAFVALLLTSGSVTWFTWSVLGFVYLAFLLEIFAGLYDGKIKSPGCWLLALLMYHTYSQIWILISLAGLWEARRAKKVWYKTPRTAV, from the coding sequence ATGGGCTGGAGCATGGAATCGTTAACCGGTGCCGTAGATATCATATTATCCGTCCTCCGCTATATCTGGCTGTTTTCGGCTGCGGTGATATACCCAATTTTCGTTTACTACATAGTCCTGACCATAGCTGGGCTCAGGTACAACTCGCGATTCAAGAGGCCCGAGATTCCGGAGGAGCTTCCTTCCGTCACCATCCTCATCCCGGCCCGAAATGAGGGACTGGTGATAAGGGACACCCTCAGGGCAATGGCAAACCTTGACTATCCAAAGGATAAACTGGAAGTTCTCCTTCTAGACGATGGTTCAACCGACGACACGGCGAAGATAGCTGAGGAAGTCTCTAAGGACTATCCGTTTATCAAAGTGATCCGCGTTGAGGGCGGGGGTAGTGGAAAGAGCTACGTCCTGAACTACGGCCTAAAGCTGGCGAAGGGTGAGGTCATAGCGGTATACGACGCCGACAACAGGCCCGAGCCCGGGGCGCTCAAGGATCTGGTGGCGATGCTGAGTGACGAGACGCCAGCTGTAACCGGAAAAGTCAAGACTATGAACTGGAACAGGAACATCCTCACGAGATTCATATGCATGGAATACCTTTACTTCCAGCTGGCCGGCCAGGCCGGAAAGAGCAAATTCTACAAAACTGCCATACTTCCCGGGACGAACTTTGTTATCAGGAAAGAACTGCTCGAAGAGCTCGGTGGATGGGACGAAGAGGCCCTTGCCGAGGACTTGGAGCTGTCATTCAGGATAATCTTAACGGGCAAAAAGATAGCCTACACCCCGCTCGCCGTCACCTGGGAGCAGGAGCCCGAGAGCCTGCGCGTTTGGTTCAGACAGCGGACGCGCTGGGCGGCAGGAAACGTCCACACCGTGAAAGAGTACGTAAAACGCTTCAAGGAAATTCCCAGCTGGGGCCTGCGCTTTGACCTGTTCCTCACGCTGATGGTGTACTATCTCCTGGCAATGGCTGTGATAGTGGCAGATGTGGCCTTTGTAGCACTCTTATTAACCTCTGGAAGCGTAACGTGGTTTACGTGGTCTGTTTTGGGCTTCGTTTACTTAGCCTTCCTGTTGGAGATATTCGCCGGCCTCTACGACGGGAAGATAAAGAGCCCCGGTTGTTGGCTCCTCGCGCTGCTCATGTACCACACGTACTCCCAGATATGGATACTTATCTCGCTGGCCGGCCTGTGGGAGGCCAGAAGGGCCAAGAAAGTTTGGTACAAGACCCCCAGGACGGCGGTTTAG
- a CDS encoding toprim domain-containing protein — MTIVDVRILVEGASDVEVVSKALQGLALGSEYNITISAIIPTTNLEIAKSAAAGADLLIIATDADRVGRELAERMFRELGELVGQVERMKIPMGHDLEHIDVELVRKELKNTLVRAGLKSLQVLPEYMALRNQLFDLKGKHEMLMQENEELKKNYQELEQKYGELLEEYSQVLEENNRLKESLKKRANVFKLTDIWKELFGETTPPDERYIAEAVEKLNLGGKIIVGQGHIYSEDEDLIVELLRIVHLSLSMAKTQKEEPQVEEEKTPEEIEEPEIRFEDF, encoded by the coding sequence ATGACTATTGTAGATGTTAGGATTCTGGTAGAAGGAGCAAGTGATGTAGAAGTTGTAAGTAAAGCCCTTCAAGGCTTAGCTCTTGGTAGTGAGTACAACATAACGATCTCCGCAATAATTCCAACAACGAACTTAGAAATAGCTAAAAGCGCTGCAGCTGGGGCAGATCTGCTAATAATAGCCACCGACGCGGACAGAGTTGGCAGAGAGTTGGCAGAAAGAATGTTTAGGGAACTCGGGGAGTTAGTAGGTCAAGTGGAAAGAATGAAAATCCCAATGGGACATGACCTAGAGCATATAGATGTGGAGCTGGTTAGAAAAGAGCTTAAAAATACCCTAGTAAGGGCGGGACTAAAAAGTCTCCAAGTTCTTCCGGAGTATATGGCACTAAGAAATCAATTATTTGACTTGAAAGGAAAACATGAAATGTTAATGCAAGAAAATGAAGAGCTCAAGAAGAATTATCAAGAGCTTGAACAGAAATACGGAGAACTCTTAGAGGAATACAGCCAAGTGCTAGAAGAAAACAATAGACTCAAAGAATCATTGAAGAAGAGGGCCAATGTATTCAAGTTAACAGATATCTGGAAAGAGTTATTTGGTGAAACTACACCTCCTGATGAAAGGTATATTGCAGAAGCTGTGGAAAAGCTAAACCTTGGAGGGAAAATAATAGTTGGACAAGGCCATATATACTCTGAAGATGAGGATCTCATAGTTGAGCTTCTCAGAATCGTTCATTTAAGCCTAAGTATGGCCAAAACACAAAAGGAAGAACCTCAAGTAGAAGAAGAAAAAACCCCCGAAGAAATCGAAGAACCAGAGATAAGATTTGAAGACTTTTAA
- the xerA gene encoding site-specific tyrosine recombinase/integron integrase has product MNDGIEEFKTYLELEGKSPQTVRMYTYYVERFLKDVENPNYRSALRFLAKLKKEGYSNKSLNLVVQALKSYFRFEGLDEDAEKLKSPKVPRSLPKSLTREDVKRLLNAVPPTRKRDRLIILLLYGTGLRVSEVCNLKIKDIDFNRGVLTVEGGKGAKDRIVPLSGSLLKEIEKYLETRKDGSEYLFVEIRREKKDKISPKTVWYLLKKYGNKANVSVTPHMLRHSFATHMLERGVDIRVIQEILGHSSLSTTQIYTKVTVEHLKKAQEKAKLIDELIE; this is encoded by the coding sequence ATGAACGATGGAATAGAAGAGTTTAAAACCTATCTTGAACTCGAGGGGAAAAGCCCTCAAACAGTTAGAATGTACACCTACTACGTAGAGAGGTTTTTAAAAGATGTTGAAAATCCCAATTATCGTTCTGCACTTCGTTTTCTTGCCAAATTAAAGAAAGAAGGCTACTCCAATAAAAGTCTCAATCTCGTTGTTCAGGCTTTAAAATCATATTTCAGATTTGAAGGCCTTGATGAAGATGCTGAAAAGTTAAAATCCCCCAAGGTCCCAAGAAGCTTGCCAAAAAGCCTCACAAGAGAAGACGTTAAAAGACTCCTCAACGCAGTCCCACCTACAAGAAAGAGAGATCGACTCATTATATTGCTCCTTTATGGAACAGGCCTTAGAGTAAGTGAAGTATGCAACCTCAAGATAAAAGATATTGACTTCAATAGAGGTGTTCTAACTGTAGAAGGGGGTAAAGGAGCAAAAGATAGAATAGTACCACTTTCAGGATCTCTACTTAAAGAAATAGAGAAGTATCTAGAAACCAGAAAAGATGGGAGTGAATATCTGTTCGTGGAAATCAGGAGAGAGAAAAAAGATAAAATCTCTCCAAAGACGGTATGGTACCTATTAAAGAAATATGGGAACAAGGCCAATGTAAGTGTAACCCCTCACATGCTCCGCCACAGCTTTGCAACACACATGCTGGAGAGAGGGGTTGACATAAGGGTGATTCAAGAAATTCTTGGCCACTCAAGCCTTTCAACGACCCAAATTTACACCAAAGTGACTGTTGAACACCTAAAGAAGGCTCAAGAGAAGGCCAAACTTATTGACGAGCTCATTGAATGA
- the pfkC gene encoding ADP-specific phosphofructokinase: protein MIEFLRDFQNMSMYLAYNTNVDAIIYLNEKHIQTLIKEFGAENVKKRMQEYPREINEPLDFVARLIHALKTGKPQSVPLMSYEVDKWFNSRFEHGVERIGGQVGIIANLLANLDFKKVIAYSPLLGKKQAEMFVRRDNLLYPVVENGKLILKKPLEAYKEDDPVKINRIFEFRAGMRFNLGNEVIEVPYSGRFIVACRSEEFARVETSSNFKPYLPEIGEMVDGAILSGYQGIRNHYTDGKNANYYLRKAKEDIKLLKKKKDVKIHVEFASIQDRDLRKKVIFNIFPLADSVGMDEAEIAHILSVLGYRDLSDRIFTYNRIEDTILGAKILLDELNLEVLQIHTIYYLMYITHRDNPLSEGDLLKSLEVGTTLAATRALLGDIKRPEDVKVGLNIPFNEKGEYVKLRLEEALSKMRTREYKIVITPTRIVKNPVSTVGLGDTISAGAFASYLSLLMRKGAY from the coding sequence ATGATAGAGTTTCTCAGAGACTTCCAAAACATGAGCATGTACTTGGCATATAATACAAACGTTGATGCTATAATATACTTAAACGAAAAGCATATCCAGACTCTCATAAAGGAATTTGGAGCAGAGAACGTTAAAAAGAGGATGCAAGAGTATCCAAGGGAGATAAACGAACCACTGGATTTTGTTGCTAGATTAATTCATGCTCTCAAAACCGGGAAACCACAATCTGTCCCTTTGATGAGTTATGAAGTAGATAAATGGTTTAATTCTCGTTTTGAGCATGGTGTAGAGAGAATTGGGGGGCAGGTGGGTATCATAGCAAATCTTCTTGCTAATCTTGATTTCAAGAAAGTTATAGCTTATTCTCCTCTTTTAGGGAAAAAACAGGCTGAAATGTTTGTTAGAAGGGACAATCTTTTATATCCTGTTGTCGAAAATGGAAAATTGATCCTAAAAAAACCTTTAGAGGCATATAAAGAAGACGATCCAGTGAAGATTAACAGAATTTTTGAATTCAGAGCAGGTATGAGATTTAACCTTGGCAATGAAGTGATTGAAGTTCCCTATTCTGGGAGATTCATTGTTGCATGTAGATCTGAGGAGTTTGCGAGGGTAGAAACTTCTTCTAACTTTAAGCCATATCTTCCTGAGATAGGAGAAATGGTTGATGGAGCAATCCTCTCTGGATATCAGGGAATAAGAAACCATTATACAGATGGAAAAAATGCGAACTATTATTTAAGAAAGGCCAAAGAAGATATTAAACTTCTCAAAAAGAAAAAAGATGTTAAGATTCATGTGGAGTTTGCCTCGATCCAAGATAGAGACCTAAGAAAAAAAGTAATCTTCAACATCTTTCCTCTTGCGGATAGTGTAGGTATGGATGAAGCTGAGATTGCTCATATATTAAGTGTTTTGGGTTATAGAGACTTAAGCGACCGGATTTTCACCTACAATAGAATTGAGGATACAATTTTAGGAGCGAAGATTCTTCTTGATGAGCTTAATCTAGAAGTTCTCCAGATCCACACCATCTATTATCTTATGTATATTACTCACCGCGATAATCCATTGAGCGAAGGGGATCTGTTAAAATCGCTTGAAGTTGGCACAACACTGGCGGCCACTAGGGCACTTTTAGGAGATATTAAACGGCCAGAAGATGTCAAAGTTGGTCTTAATATTCCGTTTAATGAGAAAGGGGAATACGTGAAGCTTAGACTAGAGGAAGCGCTGAGTAAAATGAGAACAAGGGAGTACAAGATAGTCATAACTCCTACAAGGATTGTTAAAAATCCTGTCTCTACAGTAGGTCTTGGAGACACAATCTCCGCAGGGGCCTTTGCAAGTTATTTGAGTCTGCTCATGAGAAAAGGTGCATATTAA